GGGAGGACAGGCTGGCGGCCTCAATGCCACTGCGACCGCCCCTGGCATAGATTCGGGAATCGCACCCAGTGCCGGCGAGGGCGGCCGGGCACGAGAGTACACCCCTTGGTGGAACCCCGGCTGGCTCTATCGCAGGCCAGTCACAATCAGCAACACGGGTGGCGGGGCGCTCACCGAGTATCAGGTTCTGGTAAAGGTCACGTACGACAGCCACATGAATACCGATTTCTCCGACCTGCGCTTCGTGCACTACAAATCATCCTCTGGCCAGAGCGTCGAGCTTCCGTACTGGATAGAAGAAAAGATGGACGGCTCTAGAGCGAGCGTGTGGGTAAGGGTGGACGAGATTCCCGCCAGCTCCAGCATCATCATCCACATGTACTACGGAAACGCCTCCGCGGCCTCCGCCTCGAAGGCCTCGAGCACTTACCTCTTCTTCGAGGATTTTGAGAGCGGGCAACTTGATACCACAAGATGGGAACTGATTGATGGCACATGGGAGATTGTACAAGACGGGGGGAGCCGAGTACTCAAGGCGACGGGCGCGGGGGGCTCCAACTGGGCTAGAAAGACCATGAGGCTTAAGCTGCCCAGCGACGCCACCATAAAGAATTTCGCCGCGGAGATGGACTGGCGCGTCTCCGACGACAGCACTCTAGCGAACTTCATCTACAGGGCCCAGAGCACGACCCTTCCCTCCACCGACAGGTGGTGGGTGAGGGTAGAGAGCCGGAGTAGCTACGGCCGGGGCTTCCATCTGCTGAGGTCGGTATCAGGAAGCGAGAGCTGGGAGTCTGTCGTATCCATGAGCAGCGTGACCAATTATAATCACTATATAATAAAGGTCTTTGAAAACACACACAGTCTGGAGGTCAAGGACACCGGCAATGGAGAGAGAAATTATGCCCATGTGAATCAGGCCGGCTATATGGGATACCAGGTCGAACTAAACTCGATGTACGTGGACAACATCCGGATACGTAAATATACCTCTCCGGAACCAACAGTCTCGGTTGGAGGGGAAGAGCTTCAGATACTTTTCAAATCTTTTACCCTCAGCACCGAATCTCTCGATGAGGGGGAGGAGCTGACGTTCACCGCGGTCTTCGGGAACCCCTCTGGCGCGGCACTGAGCATTCCGCTCGCAATTCGCGACGGGCCTGACCCGGAGAGCGGCCCTTTCGTTTTCTCGGACGAAGTCACTCTGAACCTCTCTGGGGACACTATTGTCAGGGTGGACTGGGTTGCCACCGGGGGTAGCCACAGATTCTGGCTTCTCGTCGCCGGCAGCCCGCTTGCATCGAAGAGTGTATACGTAAACCGCTACCCAGTCCTGAGCCCGATAATGGACCAGGTCGCGAGCCAGGGGAAGAACTTCAAGCTGCTCATCTTCGCAGAGGACGCCGACGGAGACAGGCTCAACTGGAGTGAGGACTGCCCCCTCTTCAACCTTACCCCGCGCGGTCCCCAGAGCGCCGAAATCAACTTCACACCGACAAATGACGACGTCGGGAACTACACCGTCAACATCACAGTCTCCGACCCGCGGGGTTGCAAGGACAGCACGCGCTTCAAACTGACAGTGAAGAATGTAAATGATTATCCTGTCATCGAGCCTATTAAGGACCAGAGCGTTGCGCAGGACACGGAGTTCAGGTACAAAGCAAAAGCCTCGGACATTGACGA
This window of the Thermoplasmata archaeon genome carries:
- a CDS encoding DUF2341 domain-containing protein, whose product is MNDIKKQLIAFVVLFSLFTGGQAGGLNATATAPGIDSGIAPSAGEGGRAREYTPWWNPGWLYRRPVTISNTGGGALTEYQVLVKVTYDSHMNTDFSDLRFVHYKSSSGQSVELPYWIEEKMDGSRASVWVRVDEIPASSSIIIHMYYGNASAASASKASSTYLFFEDFESGQLDTTRWELIDGTWEIVQDGGSRVLKATGAGGSNWARKTMRLKLPSDATIKNFAAEMDWRVSDDSTLANFIYRAQSTTLPSTDRWWVRVESRSSYGRGFHLLRSVSGSESWESVVSMSSVTNYNHYIIKVFENTHSLEVKDTGNGERNYAHVNQAGYMGYQVELNSMYVDNIRIRKYTSPEPTVSVGGEELQILFKSFTLSTESLDEGEELTFTAVFGNPSGAALSIPLAIRDGPDPESGPFVFSDEVTLNLSGDTIVRVDWVATGGSHRFWLLVAGSPLASKSVYVNRYPVLSPIMDQVASQGKNFKLLIFAEDADGDRLNWSEDCPLFNLTPRGPQSAEINFTPTNDDVGNYTVNITVSDPRGCKDSTRFKLTVKNVNDYPVIEPIKDQSVAQDTEFRYKAKASDID